AGGTAAATACTTCCAACCAGTTTACAAGCTTCTGCCATTTGGATGTAATAATTCCAGTGTAACACAGACAAGccagaaaaaaaattcttctagtTACATGCGGCAAATTATCTGTTCATTCTTTTACACAGGCAAGCACCACCTGAAAACCTTGCATATGTTACAAACCCTTGTGAATTCATGCCGCAAAATCATCTACTGAAACTGAAGTATCCGCTATGCGGAAAATGAGCCTGCTTCGATGCTACATGCAATTGGTCTATGCTGATAGGCACAGTTATGGATGCTGAGTCTACCAGTTTAAGATCCGAGGTTATTATCATAGTGGTTTTGTGCGTGTTTGTTTTTTGCGGGTTGAATTTTGTACCACAATATTTAAACCACAGTTCTGACTATAATGAATGTTGAATCCCATGAAATAGTCTGACCTGGGAGTTTGGGAAGAAGAAGCTCCTACAAGTTGAACTGAATTGTACCTGCAGTAGCCTGGTGCTATTTTCTACTGCATAAATGGATGGCGATTTCCTTCTATTTTGAGATGCTGTGAAGCCATGGATGTTAGATCAGCTGCCCAAATTTTGGAttcttttatgaattggctaacatTTGAAAAAAATTATGAGCTAGCTTCTATGCGATAAGTTATAACGAAAACAAAGTCGCACACAGAGGATTTACATTTGGTTGTTACGATCCAGTCATGGGAATGCCAAATCAAAGCCAAATTAACTTTATATTGTGTATGTATGCCTTACACGTTACATATTGAGATACTCATTTTATTGGTTGCTGCTACAATTACGGAGAGGTTCAACATCATATATACGATCACATGATCGACAAGCATTGTAGATATCTTTTTACTTCTCCTAAAACGTAACAGCTTAATTGTGGGCCTTAATTGTGGCTCCATTTCTTGTTGCAGCTTTCCACGCAGATGGCCGCATCAGCTGCATCTGCAAAACCATGAGAACAGAAGCACAAATGACACTTGTCAGAAGAAAAGGAAACGCAGACTCGATGGAGCAAACGCGATGTGATCACTGATCAAGATGGTCCGACATCTTACCAGCGTTTTGATTTTCGTTTTGTGATTTTTctcgccctaggccgagatggccgacTTTCGGTCGTTTTTAAAAATTTCGGCcgaaatttgaccaaattttgacTGAAATTTGATTAAAATTTGACCAAAATTTCTCAAATTTGACCAATTTCGGCGGAAGATAGAtttcgccctaggccgagatggccgaaattcggccgaaatccATTTTTTACGGCCGAAATTCAAAACCCTGCATCTTACCTGTCGGTGCCGCTGACCAGCCGCAGATTTCGATATCCAGCTTGTTGCAGGCCATCCTGCACATGGCGTCGCCGCCTCTGGCGGCCTGGTTGGGGCTGCACTTGTTGGCGCAGAACACTTTGCAGAGGAAGCGCGGCACGTCGTCGTTCGTGCACCCGGGGAAGCAGTCGTCGAAGCACTTGCAGAACTTGGACTTGGCGGCCACCTCCCCGGGCAGCAGCACCAGGAGGAGGAGCACGCACAGTGCGGCAATGGTGGGCGGCCTCGACCTCTTCGCCTCCATCTTCCTCCTCATGCAAGCTACAgcctcttcttcttcgggatcaagGGATGGGAGGAGAGAGCTGCTGTGATGAGAGTGTGAGAGTTTGTGTTGAAGTTTGGGTGCTTATACGGGCACTGGAGATATGAGGGCAATATCGTCATTTGGCCCGGATATATAACTTGTAATGTGCTGTAGTATTTTGCTATTTCCTGGTAAATCAAATGGGCATGATTTCCCTAGCACGGCTCCGGGTTATGCGGCGGCGTGTTTTCGGCGAATGGATGAAAGCCAGGTGGAGTGTGTCCTGTAGCCAGTTTTGCCGGGGTACTCATTTTCTTAAAATAATATTCCCTCCGATCCACTAAAACGACAACACTTATTATGGATAGGAGGGAATATCACTCACCATGACTCCATGAGACTAACCTTGGACCTAAAAATGATTAGAGACAAGGGAATGCTGCTCATCTCTGTTTTCGCAAGCCACTATGAATCTGCCTGTGTTGATGTAGAAAGGAAACAGAATTCAGTTGATCAGTTTTGGTACAATGCTGTTTCTGTATACCTGCAGTCTTGAGTGAACAACTGAACATTAAGTACTGCTATCTCCTGGTAAATCAAATGGACACGATTTCCCTAGCATCGCCGCCGGGTTATGCGGCGGCGTATTTTCAGCAAATGGACATAGGCCAGGTGGAGTACGTGTGTCCTCTAGTCAGTTTTGCAAATTGTATTCATTCCTGAAGATGATATCACTGATTACCCACTATAAATATAACCATGTTGGACCTGAAAAATGATTAGAGACATGGCAAGGCTGCTCATCTTTGTTTTTGTAGGCAAGCCACTATGAGTCTGCCTGTGTAGATGTAGAAAGGAAACAGAATTCAGTTATGATCCAGTGCTGTTTATATACCAGTCGAGTGAACAACTGAACATTACTCTACTAGTATCGCTTTAGCTGTACAGCTACGCGTGAGAGAGATCATACTTCATTGGCATGACAGCAAGCAAATACTTCCAGGCAGTTTACAAGCTTCTGGATGCTATTCCAGTCGGATAGTTGGTGCCAGAATAAAATGATCTCACTCTCATCTCGGTAGGCTAAATTTGTTCAGATAAGTAAATCATGATCACTTACGTATTGTGGCTGTGATTTTTCAGTAGTAGTATACTTTATTTGTCTTCCAGTATTGTGTAGAACAAGCTTCAACGATAGCTCCGGATGACGACTCCTTTCTGACCAGCTAATAGTCTGATTGTGCATGTTCTTCATTTTTCATACGATATTAATGAGTATATGCTGTTCTGGAAATATTCAGTAAATTTGGCAGTAGGTGTGTTCTATATACTATCTATTAGTGTGTGTGTTTATCAAAACTGAGTTGTATTTCTGAATTTACAGTTGTAACTTTATTTAAATATCTCCCTAATGTCTCCTTGTTTAGTTTTGAGCTTTTCTCTGAAATGTCATTGTGCCATGCGCATTCATTAAATCAATCATATGCTAGCTACTGTCATTGCTTTGCCTATGTACCTTTATGTCCCTTATTTTGCGTGTTTTTTGTTGTTAACTTCGTGCCTCAATATTTAGAAGCACTGTTCTGAATAATGAATGTTGAATCCCATCGGTAGTCTCAGTCTGATGTTAGGAATGTTGGGAAGAAGTTCTTGTGAGTTGAACTGAATTTGCACTTGCCTTAGCCTGGTATTATTTGCTACTGCGTATATGGCTGGCGACTCAACAACCAGCTCTAATATATGGTTCCAGTGCtacttttcattctttttttttaAGATGCTATGAAGCCTTGGGTGTTGTATCAGTTGCCTAAATTTTTCTCATCTCTGGGTTAAGTTAAGGGGGGAaaggtcgcactttttcgtcgcaaaaaagaca
This region of Triticum dicoccoides isolate Atlit2015 ecotype Zavitan unplaced genomic scaffold, WEW_v2.0 scaffold159402, whole genome shotgun sequence genomic DNA includes:
- the LOC119344206 gene encoding uncharacterized protein LOC119344206 yields the protein MRRKMEAKRSRPPTIAALCVLLLLVLLPGEVAAKSKFCKCFDDCFPGCTNDDVPRFLCKVFCANKCSPNQAARGGDAMCRMACNKLDIEICGWSAAPTDAADAAICVESCNKKWSHN